The bacterium genome contains the following window.
CGGGGCCGAAATGGTTAAGGTGGGTGGCTTGGGCGATGATGTATCAGACCTTCCCATTGCCGGATGTGCGCCAGAATGGATGTCAGAAAAGGCAATTGCGATTGGCCAATATTTTGTAGCCACAGGTCTTTTGGTTGCCTTTGGCGTAAATTTTCCCACCCTAGGAAGCAAGGCTACCACACGGCATTTATTTGAGGAATACGAGGGTTTAACCGGCGGAATGTGGGCATTTGAAAAAGACCCTTATAAATTAGCCAGGCTTTTAATTGAGCATATTGACAAAAAGAGGGAGGCATTAGGCATAAACAAACCAAAGGAAAGAATCCTCTACGATATGGAAGCAAGGAGGGAGCTTAAATTCTAATCTGTCAGCAGGCTAAACCTCCAAAATATGTCCAAGCTTTTCCTTCTTTGTCTTAAGGTAGGTTATATTCTTTGGGTTTATCTCTCCTGGAATGGGAATCCTCTCTTTTATCTTTATTCCATAGCCTTCCAAGCCAATTATCTTCCTTGGGTTGTTGGTAAGAAGCCTTATGCTCGAAAGACCAAGGTCAACCAATATCTGGGCTCCTGTCCCATACTCCCTTAAATCAGGAGGAAATCCCAAAGCCTTGTTTGCCTCTACGGTATCCATACCTTCATCCTGAAGGCTATAGCTTTTAAGCTTATCCAAAAGCCCAATCCCCCTTCCCTCCTGGATGAGATATAGAAGGACACCTTGTTTTTCCTCCTCTATCATTTCAAGGCTTTTTCTTAATTGCTCACCACAATCACACCTTAAGGAATGGAATATATCACCGGTTAAGCATTGGGAATGAACCCGAACCAATACATTTTTTCTTCCCTTAATCTCACCCTTTACTAAGGCAAGGTGGATTCCCTTGTCGATCAATGAAGAATAGGCAATAAGCTTGAAGGCTCCAAATTTTGTGGGAAGGCTTGTTTCTGTTATCCTCTTTATTAGCTTCTCCTTTTTCCTTCTATACTCGATAAGGCTTGCAATGGTTATTATCTTTAAATTATGCTTTTTTGCAAAATCAATAAGAAAGGGAAGCCTTGCCATATCTCCATCTTCATCCATAATCTCGCATATTACAGCAGATGGATAGAAACCAGCAAGCTTTGCCAAATCAAGGGATGCCTCTGTATGTCCAGCACGCACAAGGACACCGCCATTCCTTGCTACTAATGGAAATATGTGCCCTGGTCTTGCCAGATCATCTGGTTTTGTATCCTTGTCTATAATTGCCTTTATTGTCCTTGCCCGATCATAAGCAGATATGCCTGTGGTTGTTCCGTATTTGTAGTCGCAGGAGACCGTAAATGCTGTTTTATGGATGTCTTGTGGCTCAGCAAGCATAGGATGTAAATTTAATTCACTTGCCCTTTCCTCTGTTATTGAGACACAGATAAGCCCCCGCCCCTGCTTTGCCATAAAGTTTATGGAAGAAGGGGTGATAAGGGAAGATGGTATCACAAGGTCCCCCTCATTCTCCCTATTCTCATCGTCAACCACGATGAGCATCTTACCATTTTTGAGGGCATCTATTGCCTCAGGGATTACAGAAAACATAAATTATAATTTACACACAAAATAGGTAATTTGCAATGCTTATTTTGGAAGGTTAAATGGATTCCTTTCTTTCTCCCACAAACCAGCTACTTCTTTTCTTAAAGAGGAGATTAAATGTGGTTAGGCTTCCATATATCCTTGTAATGTATTGCTGAAGCTCAATCTTGTCAACATCTGGAATATTAGGATGTGAATTTATCTTTGCCTCAAGAACACGAAGCCTATCCCTAATCATAATGATTTTATGGAAAAATCTCTCTAAAGGAAGGACAAATTCCTTAAGGTCTTTTCTTTCTGGCTTTATAATAATGCTTCCCCCTTTCCACCTCTCACCAAGCTCTATATCCGCATATTTTAAGCCTACATCCTCTATTTCTTCCCTTACTATCCTTCTTATCTTCTCGTAATCAATCTCCATCACCTTATTTATCGGCAGATTTTGGATAAATCTTAAGAAAAAAATTAACCGATCTTGCTTTAATCTTTCTCTTTGCTTATAATTATTTTGGTGCATAAATTCTTTTCGCCTGAAAGCATAGCCATTGTGGGAGCTTCCCGAGAAAGGGGAAAGGTTGGCTATGAGATTTTTTCAAACATTATCCTTTCAGGCTATAAGGGTAAGATTTTCCCTATAAACCCCTCGGCTGATTTTATTTTAGAAAGAAAATGCTTTCCCTCCCTTTCTAATATTCAAGAAAAAATAGAGCTTGCTATTGTTATTGTAAAGAATACCATTGTCCCCAATGTATTAGAGGAATGTGGAAGCCTTAATATAAAGAATGCAATTATTATAAGTGCGGGGTTTAAGGAGGCTGGAATTGCTGGGTTAAGCTTAGAGAATAAAGTAAAAGAAATTGCCAAAAATTATGAAATAAGGATAATTGGCCCAAATTGCCTTGGCTTAATTGATACCTACACGCCTTTAAATGCCTCATTTTCCCGCATATTTCCAGAGAAAGGAGGCATCTCATTTATCTCCCAATCAGGGGCATTATGCACAGCAATCCTTGATTGGGCAAAAGAAAAGAATATAGGATTTTCAAAGTTCGTAAGCTTTGGGAATGGATGCGATGTAGCTGAGATTGAGCTTATTGAATATCTCATAGATTGTCCGAACACATCGGTAATTGCCCTATATCTTGAAGGGACAAAGGATGGAAAAAGATTTATTGATATAGCCAGCAGGTCAAAAAAGCCTATTATCTTATATAAATCTGGAAAAACAGATGCCGGGAAAAGGGCAATCTCATCCCATACAGGCTCTCTGGCAGGAAGTGAAAAAGCCTGGGATGCCGCAATTTCCCTTTCTGGGATAATAAAGGTGGATTCTATTGAAAAGCTCTTTCTTTTTAGCCATTCCTTTGCCA
Protein-coding sequences here:
- a CDS encoding bifunctional 3,4-dihydroxy-2-butanone-4-phosphate synthase/GTP cyclohydrolase II, whose translation is MFSVIPEAIDALKNGKMLIVVDDENRENEGDLVIPSSLITPSSINFMAKQGRGLICVSITEERASELNLHPMLAEPQDIHKTAFTVSCDYKYGTTTGISAYDRARTIKAIIDKDTKPDDLARPGHIFPLVARNGGVLVRAGHTEASLDLAKLAGFYPSAVICEIMDEDGDMARLPFLIDFAKKHNLKIITIASLIEYRRKKEKLIKRITETSLPTKFGAFKLIAYSSLIDKGIHLALVKGEIKGRKNVLVRVHSQCLTGDIFHSLRCDCGEQLRKSLEMIEEEKQGVLLYLIQEGRGIGLLDKLKSYSLQDEGMDTVEANKALGFPPDLREYGTGAQILVDLGLSSIRLLTNNPRKIIGLEGYGIKIKERIPIPGEINPKNITYLKTKKEKLGHILEV
- a CDS encoding CoA-binding protein — its product is MHKFFSPESIAIVGASRERGKVGYEIFSNIILSGYKGKIFPINPSADFILERKCFPSLSNIQEKIELAIVIVKNTIVPNVLEECGSLNIKNAIIISAGFKEAGIAGLSLENKVKEIAKNYEIRIIGPNCLGLIDTYTPLNASFSRIFPEKGGISFISQSGALCTAILDWAKEKNIGFSKFVSFGNGCDVAEIELIEYLIDCPNTSVIALYLEGTKDGKRFIDIASRSKKPIILYKSGKTDAGKRAISSHTGSLAGSEKAWDAAISLSGIIKVDSIEKLFLFSHSFATQQRPKGRNIVVITNAGGPGIIASDCLVAKNISLSSLPKETANLLKENLPPSASVYNPVDILGDARSDRYNFAIETISKEPNVDGIMVILTPQAMTEIEKTARAIIKFKDKKPIFPVFMGGAEIEPAISLFKEH